In Oncorhynchus mykiss isolate Arlee chromosome 32, USDA_OmykA_1.1, whole genome shotgun sequence, the DNA window TTTAAAGCATGTTTTATAATTGCCTACTGTGTTTTTCCCTCgttgttacctagctagctacaatacATGGATTATTTTATCTCGTTACTTTTGCCCTAGCAGTATAACGTTAGCTGGCTGTGCAATTTCGTCGATGGTTGTTGCAGTAAAATGTGGGCCACACCCTAGCCTCACTCCCTTTTGCTGCACCTCTCACCCTCTGTGCACCAAAACACCACTCGTCTCCGCATTGTTAGCCTGGCTATTTCAGTTTGAATGTACAATAACTAGGGTCATGCTagctaactacagtaacagtagctagtaatgtcagaatagtagtggCTAGCTAACCAACTAACTTAGCCACGTACTGCACCAGTTCTTAACTAAAAtagtagctagatagctagcttgcCCAATACAACTTTTAGAACACATACATATGTTATATGGAGAAACCGCTAACTTTAGCGCGTATCAACCTGTAAATTCCACCAATGTGTGCCAACGAAGTTTGAATAGTGCCCGAGTTGAAGAGTGACGATTTCTCTACACAGGCTACCCATCGTGACGTCTATAAATTAATACAAAAAATATCACAAATGCATAAATCTGTTAATTTCAGATTATTCTTTTAGAATAAGAAATATGACTCTCCATCATGGCAGGAAAACATGACAACAGAGTTATGGATCACTCTAACCGTGTGTGCATCGTTCAGAGGGAGCCCACCCTTGATGGAGGTCTTGGCGTCTACTATTGGTTAATAAGAAGTACATGAACGAATATGATTGGCTCTTTAAAACGTTTTTCAAAAAGTGGATAGGGTTCGGTTTCACTGCGCCGAGGAGGCACACGTGCAGCGCACAGCGCTCTGATAGGAGCGCAGTGAGAAAGCAGCCTCTTTATTGGCCTGTTGATTGTAGACAAAGatccagtacagtagactgtcTAATGTTGGCCTACCTGAGatttatgaaaataaaatattatgGGTAGCCTATATTTACGACGAGAGGATGCATCTTCACCGattaaaatgaataaaataattTCTAAAGATTACCAGATGGGGTTAACATGGTATATAGACAAAAGTTTGTTTAACAACCCCTCTCTATCGCAATATTATATCTGTGGTTTTGACCTAGACAGATTGTAGTCCAAAAACCCGGAAATAAATTACTTATGGTTGGTTCAGCCATACATATGTGAAAACAATAGGGTTTTGGGATAAACCATggcggagttagtgcctacaaaaaaaatacaatttttctCTATGGCATTGTAGAAAACGTAATCGTGGACAGAGTTGTCACATGATACTGCCTTTGCAACTACACAAATGTCCCGCAGTGCTTTACCTTGACACACCTGTGAAACAACCCACCCCTACTTAAGTTTCACTTTACGACCGAGTTTGACAAACACTAGGACAAGTTAACTTATTTACACAATTAAAACATCATAATTGAATGTCATGGAACAGCAGGAGCCTAGACATCAGGTAAGTCAGTCTAACTACAATTAGGCTACAGGGTTCAAAGTTCCTTATGTCTTGGTGTTTTCACTATGGATTTGGTCCAGTATCGTTAGACCAGACTCGCAAAGCAAATTTTTACCACAACATTCCTTCTCTGTAAGCTCTCTGTTTCTGCAGTGTATTACAAATTGATATAAAGTAGGCTAATACTTCTTTCTTTACCTTTACCAACTGTATATAAGAATGTTGATCATTCCCACTTTCCACAGAGAATGTTGATCATTCCCACTTTCCACAGGAAAAGTTAACTTTCTCCTTCCATTTAAAAGATTAAAGTTCAATGCTCACTGACAACTCGTTAGCTTATCAAATAGATTGATTTGTAGTCCCACGGTAAAACATAGTTTTATTGCTCTTTCCTTTCAGGTGAATCAGTGGGACTTGCCCTTATGAGAATGTTTTGTACCAACTTGTTTTATGGAATATCATTTGAAATGTTGAAACACAATGGTAAATAGTCActtttcagacagacagacgggccaATAATTGCACTCACAACACATAGCCCCTAGACATGAATATCATACAGACCgagacaggcagagaaacagTGATGTCAGAGCACCTGACTTTAAACCCAGAGCCAGATGAAGACCGAGCTGGAGGGCCTTCTACAACCAGTGGGTCTACTGCTGCAGGACCTCAAACACCTGGATCGAAACAACTGGGCCTAGAGCACAGGAGGATGGAAGAAGAAAAGGGGGAGGAGGataagaaggagaaggaggaggcaaCCAGCTCAGCTGCCTTTCAGCCTAGCACTTTGCCATGGCCGGGAGACCAAGAGATGgtgcgagagggagagaaaggaagtgTACCGTCCGAGAGCGAGGGaactgaaggggaggagagggagatagggagccAATAGCTTCTggagggacaggagagacagccagagagtgAGCGAAAGGCAAAATGGAAAAAGAGAAAGCATgccggagggagagagatggacagatgaggAGGTGGATGGAGGCCAAGATGAGGAAAGGGATGGTTCGCTTAATAAAGATGAAGAGGAAAGCCCAGTGAATTGGATGCCAGAAAAGGCTATGCAGGTCTTCACTCCGACAGTGATAGTGCGTCCATCTAGAAACTGGGAGGAGTTCCTACCCGAAAATAACTACTATGAGGAAATGGACACTGAGAAGAGTTCTTTCTTAGAGCCCCTGACACATACAGTCCCACCAGTATACTACTACCCACAATGGACAGAGGAGCGGGACAACTACACACGTATGTACCAGTGCCGGATCAAAACCATTTATGTCAATCAGTTCAGGGATTGAAGTGCATTACTATGAAACAAATATTTGTCATTATGTTGattcaatttttattttttattttatcatttatggtacatttattttttatctgatCCGTTCCCCCTGAAGCTATGACAGCAGATTCCCTgttccctgcccatcttctgaaaacatctgaaaccctacctcatCAGAGTATTtaaaataatcccacagcacacCCCTTTTTTTTCCTTTTAAGTCTTAATTAGTTTTTATTATAATAcaacttttttgttttttttaaaaagcaaTTTTCCCCATATTTGGCTGTAATTAATTGAACCCAGATTCCTCTGTTATTTAGATATGTGTTGCGGGGACGTTCTGAAACTTGGCCTGGGCATTGGTGCTGCAGCTGTTCTATTCCCTCTACTCGTGTGGGGTGGCTATGCCCTCTTGCCCTTTGATGCCCCGCCAATGGACAGCGCCCCTCTCAGGCTGGTGTACACACTACGCTGCTCCTTCTTTGCTGTCATACCCATCATTCTAGGTAAGACTGGACTATTAGGGTTGGGCTGCGACATGACGTTGTTGCCTATTAGCCATTTAATAGACTCATAATGTGTGTTACTTCTTGCTCTTGGCAATGCTAATGTTTTAATAAAGAAAATGGAACTCTCATGTATGCATTGCTTTGCTGTTCCTCGCTTTTTTTGTCTTATTCATCCTCTGGGAGGGGAAACAATCGTCTTCTCCCCCTACCTCTATCCCCATCCCTTGCACtgtcctctttccctcctctcctctcccaggtgTGCTGGTGCAGGGGGTGGCGCGGCTGCACTACGGCGCCGTAACGCCCCTCTACGAGGGCAAGGTAGGGGAGGAGAGCCGGGAGATGGCGGTGCACCGGCACTATGTGGTTGACTCGCTCTCCATCTTCCTGCTCTACTTCCTGCAACTGGCCATTATGGCCACCTACATCAGCCAGGACCTGCTCAAGATTGTGCCCCTGCTCACCATCGTCTTTGCCTTCGGCAGGTGTGTGAAATGTATGTTCACTACTCTGCCTCAGTGGTGACAGTGCATTCTACACTgtatgtttatttgtgtgtgtgattatgtgcATTCACTCTGCAGGTAGCAGAGATGTAGCCGACGTGGCATCACTAGATAATCAGCTGTTTTGAGATTGGGCATACGTCTGCAGTGTAGTCACCCTAAAACGTGGCCATTGTTCCCCTTTCTCAACAAGGGCCATGTATTTTGTGGAGGGATAGGTAATACTGCTTTGTGGGTGCAGAATGGGTTGTGTTGTGCAGATGGGTAGTAGCATTCCCTTATCGCTGATCCATACTTTCAGTCAACATTGTTATCCTTATATTTTCTGACCTTTTTTACATCATGTTTGTAAACACTTGATCCGTTCTCTGTATATTATCTCCATGTTCTCTGACCCATAGAGTTATCTGGTATTCGTTTATTGTTCTGCGTCGCCTTTTGGAGATTTGAATTAATCTTGGCAGACCGGAATTTTGATGTTTTCTGTTAGTCATTTGAAGATACTTCCTGCTATGTAGTCTACCTTAAGTTTAGACTGGGGCAATATGACAGCGGTTACTAATATTCACTGAATATGGGCGAGTTCGTTTAACATGGCATAGttttagaccattccattggtccttaaGTGAAATCTCCACCCACCCGGGCCATGCAAAATGAACTTGCCCCATGTCTCTTCTTCTATAGGCTGAACTACTGGGTTCGTGTGACCCAATTGGCTGATCTTGTTGTGATCGCTCACCCTACAGGCTGATctactgggtgtgtgtgtccctagGCAGCAGTGTGAGGGGGTTGGGCTTCGGCCTCTCCTTCCTGCCCATACTGGTCATGCTGGGTGCCAACCTCTACTTTGTGTGCTCGTCACTCAGTGAAGGGGCTGTCTTTGATGTGGCCCCGCCCACTGCCACCCCGGCAGAGTTGGTGGGGctaaggaggaagaggagtagaTATCCTGAAGCCTAGATGGACCCCCAGTCCCTAGacacttgtgtagatctgaaagaTATAAGGATAAATGACATGGGAATATGTCCAATTTGCTTTCTGATAGGGCCGTGCTCAGTAGGCAAACGTTGTGCAAccttgcagatagaaatgtattcctTACTCTATATGTCAGAGATGCAAGTGTGTTCACAATATAACACACATTCCCCAATGTTTTGCCCTACTGAGGTTTGTTTGAAATGTTGTTGGTACCCATTCAGCTCTACACAACTGTCATGGTGTTGATTTGGAAGGAGTAAGGGGGGGAAGAATCAATCAAGTTCATCAGCTTGGATTTCATCTGAAACATTGGATTGCATTTGCAGTGGTCGATGGTGAAATACAATGACTTGAGGCTAGCAACCCCATAGAAGTTGCTTGTAATTGCAGGATTGTGTGCCatacgccctatgggactcccaatcacggggtCTTCAAGTTACTGACATTTGTGAAGACTTGAGTGCAACTTTGCTGAAGTATAAATGTAGTGCGGAGTTGACTTTTAAGAAATAAAAAAATGCAGTGTCAAACAGGCTGGAAGCCCGTAACAACGAGGGAGACAAGGAATAACAAAATACAATAGTGTGAGTGGTTGCATGCATAGAtatgataatgaggggtgttgaatggtgccaaagcaaacaaacaaaatggccacaaaaatgccacaaccaaaatcaAGTGTGTCTGCACGGAGAGAGtctcaatgaatggggaagatgtgtatttatcctgggcccaggtgtgtcccattttgCTGACGACCCTCCCGGTGTCTCCCACcgacatcctaataaggaaaacgAGAAAGAATACAGCAGACTGGGAGGGTTGTCACAGCAGCTATAATTGTTTCAACTGTGCAATGTTTACATTTCATTTCCAAATTTGTTACAGCATTTAATACTCCCAATGGCTGGGAATGAAGTGTAATTTAATACCTACACGCAATATGTGCCTTATGTCTGTACAGTACCATAAAAGCACTGAACAAATCAGTACATTGTTTGTAAAATGGCAGCCAGCTGATATAATTGTTGTATTCCTTTTGGACATTGTCGTTCAATATGGTTGGCACTGTCTTAATGGAATGATATCTCATAAAGCACCTAGTATTCCCCGAGTTGTGTCATGACATCATGGAGCCAAGGGATGAGATGGGGATTGACAGCCAGCTCAAAAGAAGACAAGATCACTTTTTCACTCAATTTGTCTATTTAATATATAAAATACGGTAAAACATACGCAAAAAGGATAAGGTTAAGGGACTTGGATACTTTGGTACAACAAACACTTTTGTAAAAGCGGTATAGAATTTTAATAACATCAGTGCATACATTGTATATGAAAATATACACAAAATGTATATCGTTCTCAAAAACAAAAATAACCTTTACAACGAAAACCCAAAGCAGACTAACCGAGCACAATATATtagctatcatttgtttttcttatGCTACATTTCTTATGAGGTTCTCTTACTCATTTGTGATGCATTGTGATTTCTTTTTTAATGTATGTAACATATATTTGTTTTGTATAATCCCACGCATTTACATTTTCGAATTGGGTTAATTGCTCATTTCAGTTTCACCCCCTCCACATAAATAAATGTTCATATCTTAAATCAATATTGCAGCATTTAACTGGTATTTTCCTTCATTGCATTTGCTATGTCACAATAATTGATCGTGCAATTCTAGCAAGTTTCAAGAAAGGAAGCCAGTTTCACATATCATGTATATAAGGTCGATTAAATAAAAGGTTGAATATCCTACACAAAATACCAGAAAAATATAAGCtccataataatataatattaataaaAGACAATGGAGCTGTCACCAGCACAAATAAACACTTGAAAAATAGTAAGATCTAGAAAAC includes these proteins:
- the tmem79a gene encoding transmembrane protein 79, with translation MPEGERWTDEEVDGGQDEERDGSLNKDEEESPVNWMPEKAMQVFTPTVIVRPSRNWEEFLPENNYYEEMDTEKSSFLEPLTHTVPPVYYYPQWTEERDNYTHMCCGDVLKLGLGIGAAAVLFPLLVWGGYALLPFDAPPMDSAPLRLVYTLRCSFFAVIPIILGVLVQGVARLHYGAVTPLYEGKVGEESREMAVHRHYVVDSLSIFLLYFLQLAIMATYISQDLLKIVPLLTIVFAFGRLIYWVCVSLGSSVRGLGFGLSFLPILVMLGANLYFVCSSLSEGAVFDVAPPTATPAELVGLRRKRSRYPEA